Proteins encoded by one window of Arachis hypogaea cultivar Tifrunner chromosome 1, arahy.Tifrunner.gnm2.J5K5, whole genome shotgun sequence:
- the LOC140183327 gene encoding uncharacterized protein, with translation MKPDYFMLSLFIPGPQSPGNDIDIYLQSLIEELKELWESGVETYDSKENKTFNMRACLLWTINDFPAYAMLSRWSTKEKLACPCCNDETSSIYLKHSHKTVYMDHRRFLPMNHPWRHNKRSFNRKTELRSPPQLLEGSAVFDILRESNMFRHNLDVMHIEKNIVDSIIGTLLDIPGKTKDHAAARFDLKDMGIRKNLQPKDTKDGKKTKLAKACFSMTPAEKTIFCSVLKAAKLPDGSASNIARCVHETEKKISGYKTHDAHFMLHYLLQVPIKSILPDHVAITLVRLCSFFHRICQKVISLDEVVNLEAEIAETLCQLERIFPPSFFNIMVHLPIHLANEVRLGGLVQYRWMYPVERFHTRHRDARRKTQNSGVTLEALTPSFASVKDKNPIEAKVAYYGRIVDMFELDYYGQFKVVLFKCEWYTAAKENFGLSYVYFNKKCYQEEPFVLASQVNQCFYVQDPYVSDKHYVMKTIPRDLFRVSDDLESDSPIIYAREPCEPEVIPCLPNDNGEIDLVRNDLRATIIDMDLNMFAKQYCEEDEESEYEYMEDLDSGTS, from the exons ATGAAGCCTGATTATTTTATGCTATCTTTATTCATTCCTGGACCACAATCACCGGGAAATGACATTGATATCTATCTTCAATCGTTGattgaagaattaaaagaattatGGGAGTCAGGTGTCGAAACATATGATTCGAAAGAAAACAAAACATTCAACATGAGAGCATGCCTTTTGTGGACAATTAATGACTTCCCTGCGTATGCTATGTTATCTAGGTGGAGTACAAAGGAAAAATTGGCTTGTCCATGTTGTAATGATGAGACTTCTTCTATCTATCTGAAACATAGTCACAAGACTGTTTATATGGATCACCGAAGGTTTTTACCCATGAATCATCCATGGAGGCATAACAAAAGATCTTTCAACAGAAAAACTGAACTCAGGTCTCCACCACAGTTATTAGAAGGTTCAGCTGTATTTGATATATTGCGAGAG TCCAACATGTTTAGACACAATCTTGAtgtcatgcacatagagaagaatatAGTTGATAGCATAATTGGAACTCTTTTAGATATTCCCGGAAAGACAAAAGATCATGCAGCTGCTCGTTTTGACCTTAAAGACATGGGTATCAGGAAAAACCTTCAACCAAAAGATACAAAGGATGGAAAAAAAACTAAGTTAGCAAAGGCATGCTTTTCAATGACTCCAGCAGAGAAAACAATCTTTTGTAGTGTGTTGAAAGCGGCAAAATTACCAGACGGTAGCGCTTCCAATATTGCTCGATGTGTGCatgaaacagaaaagaagatttcCGGTTACAAGACCCATGATGCTCATTTCATGTTGCATTACTTGTTGCAAGTACCAATCAAGAGCATACTTCCTGACCATGTTGCCATCACTCTAGTTCGATTATGTTCATTTTTTCACCGAATATGTCAGAAGGTAATTAGCCTGGATGAGGTAGTTAACTTAGAAGCAGAGATTGCTGAGACATTATGCCAATTGGAGAGGATTTTTCCTCCTAGCTTTTTTAACATAATGGTGCACTTGCCTATTCAtttggcaaatgaggtgaggttAGGTGGTCTAGTTCAATATCGTTGGATGTACCCTGTCGAACG GTTCCATACAAGGCACCGTGATGCGAGACGTAAAACTCAAAATAGTGGTGTCACATTAGAGGCATTGACGCCTAGTTTTGCTAGTGTGAAAGATAAGAACCCAATTGAAGCAAAAGTAGCCTACTATGGTAGAATAGTTGATATGTTTGAGTTAGATTATTATGGCCAATTTAAGGTAGTCTTGTTTAAGTGTGAGTGGTATACAGCTGCAAAAGAGAACTTTGGTCTTTCATATgtgtatttcaataaaaaatgctaccaagaagaaccatttGTGCTGGCATCTCAAGTAAACCAATGCTTTTATGTGCAAGACCCATATGTCAGTGACAAGCACTATGTTATGAAAACAATTCCAAGAGATTTATTTAGGGTAAGTGATGACCTTGAGTCTGATTCCCCCATAATATATGCAAGGGAGCCATGCGAACCTGAAGTGATTCCATGTCTTCCAAATGATAATGGCGAAATTGATCTAGTTAGGAATGATCTACGAGCAACTATTATAGATATGGATCTAAACATGTTTGCCAAACAATATTGTGAGGAAGACGAGGAAAGCGAATATGAGTACATGGAGGACCTTGACTCTGGAACATCTTGA